From the genome of Solanum pennellii chromosome 6, SPENNV200:
TTCATTAGGTCATAATATGTGGTCTTCTTGGCATTCCTCCTTCAAATGGAGTCATTCCACAATCTCCAATGCACACAAAAAGCTTGGCCACTCTGAAACATCAGGTACTGAAATTATCTCTCAATATAGAAGTCTACACGCTCCACAAATTGTAACCTTGAATTGGAAGTTTACTTTCTTGTAGAATAATGCAAGTCCAGACACCAGCTTGCTAGGCAGTAGGCACATGTgaaatcttaattattcttattgttTTATTGAAGAGTAAGGAAATAAGGATTATGTAATCAAAACCACATGATGGCCCAGAATGGAAAAAGTTTTTAGTTTATCAAGTATTTGTTTTCTCATGCTTTCTTGGTAAATTTAGGATGATCAGTCTAATTTTCTTATGTCAGAGAGTATTCTAATTTTCGCACTTCTATTTGAAACAGCTTTTACGGAATAAACTTGCCTCAACAGCGAGAAAAAACATTGATAAAAATGCAAATCTTGGCCAATTATATAGGAGCATGCAGGAGGCTTACAATGAGATGCAGACTCCCCTTGTGTATCAAACTCCTTCTGGCCTGGTAAATAGTGAGTCATTTCCAAATGGATAGGATTAAGATAGTTAAAATGCTTATTGTTACAGTGTTCCTTTAACAGGGGTTGAAAGAGCTAAAAGAGACCACAGTTCAACGGGCATCGAGTACCGGGTACATAGACGCACCAGTCGATGAGACAGTCTTTGATGTGGATAAGGATATTGATGAGCTCTTACCAGTAGAAGTCAAAGAACAGCGTCTAAGTAATCTCCTTCAGGCGTTAATGGTTGGTGCTTGTGTGGCTGCTATGCCTATCTTGAAAAGGATTCCTTCTTCTGTTCTCTGGGGATACTTCGCTTTTATGGCAATAGAGAGCTTGCCAGGAAATCAGTTTTGGGAGAGGATATTATTGCTTTTCACTGCACCAAGTAGAAGATACAAGTAAGTCACTGCCCAATGCTCCGATCATATCTCAGTCCCTACTCTACTTCCCATCTATTTTGTTCTAATATTGTTTCATAAGTTATAAGTGTGCATGTCGGATCACATCCCAGAGAGAGGTCTACTGTAATTTAGACTGATTAGAATCTTTAAAATGAGATGACTTCTTAGTGAACTAAAAGCTTTCTTTTCTGAAAGACCTTAAAGAGTTGGAATCTATCCTCATTTTCACCATGACCTCTTACAGTTTCCCGCGAGGTtcttatattatacatatagaaTGTAGTCGATTTTGTCTCTGATATCGCTTCTGGTATACCTTTCCTAATCTGCACATTTGTCAGGGTCTTGGAAGATAATCATGCAACATTTGTCGAGACGGTACCTTTCAAGACAATTGCCTGGTTCACCTTGTTTCAGACAGTTTATTTGCTCCTATGTTTCGGCATCACATGGATACCAATAGCTGGTGTTCTTTTCCCTTTGTTGATCATGCTTCTAGTCCCAGTACGCCAGTATTTGCTTCCCAAGTTTTTCAAAGGAGCACATTTACAAGATCTAGACGCTGCAGAATATGAAGAAGCCCCTGCAATAGCATACAACATGTCCTATGGAGTAAGTTGTCAAAACCTTCCTACATCTTTCAGCTTTTAAAAAGAAGTTCTCTTTTTATCCCCTTCAGTCTTAAATAACGTTCACTACCAACCATTAATCAGAATATGAAATTTGGCCTAGGGAAGTTGTGAATGAAAAAGTTTTTGATGGAAATGTATGATAGAAACTGTCCTGATATCATCTTGTTGATCCTATAATTTATGCACTTGCAGGATCAAGATCCTCAGGGAAGACCAGCCTGCATTGATAGTGGTGAGCTTCTTGATGATATGATCACAAGAAGCCGTGGGGAGATTCGGCGTTCATGCAGCCCAAGAGTAACTAGTTCAACTCCTACCTCACTTGATGAAATCAAGTCAATACACAGCCCACAGTTATCTCAAAGGGCTTATAGTCCAAGAATCAATGTACTAAGAGGAGAAAGAAGCCCCAGATTCAATGGCAAGGGACTTGAAATAAAACAAACTCCAAGCCCTCAGCCATCTAAACTCGGTCAAAATGATCGCGGTCCATCTTCCACCTAGTATTAACAAATATTGTTGTGAAATTAGAGTCTCTAGTTGTTCTCGAGAGGTCTTGTCTAAGTCTTAAGTATGTGATTAATCTTTTCCTTGGCATCTGTGTTTCCTTGTTTGTGTGTCTTTACTGGTCTTTAACAGTGTATCCTGTTTTATTGTGTTGTGTTCTTGTATGCAAATCAAAATACTCTGGGCAGAGGTTAGACAAACCATTATATCAATGAATAAAAGAGTGATAATTTTCTTAAGTACAGCTGTTTTTGTTAGCATTTTACATATCTTCTGTTACTGCATTTTGTTTCATCTGCATCTGTATCTGCAGTGAAGTTTATCATGTTACCTTTACCACTCATCACCTACACAGCTTAGCTTCTTTAAATGGGGTCGATAAATGAGTGTGATAAGGATAATAATTTCGAGATATTTAGAATATCTTTGTCTATCTCATCCTACCAACCACACGTAAACGACCCCAGATGTTAATTAGATAAGTATAATAATGACAAGCTAGGCTAACTTTTTGTAACTTAGCCAATTGGTTAAGGGGGTACACAACCTAGTGGAATGTATACAAGCCCTTCCACTCTATCTTCAGCTTCTAATTATTATTCTAATATGTTAAAAGCAACCAAGTATCTTTGTCAAATGTTAATGGagacaaaaatatgaaataattgcTGATATTTTTCCATTTGTCTAAATTTAGGAGGACAACATTACTCAGAGGATTAGTTTAACTGCGTGTAAGTTGATCGGGACacccttttattaaaaaagaaaaaaagcaaAGCATCAAAGTATCTTGCCTACCCAACTCCATATAAAACTTGAGTGAGATAAAGATTTTATGACCACTTTTTAGATGTCATAAAAAGATCTCTTAAACCTAATTTTGTAATTGGTCTTTTCATTACCAGATCTTTGTGAATTATTTTATCTCCTGTCAATAAAATCAATTACATGATTTTTAATACTcaaaaaacaatacaaaataaGTATATGTTTACAATTGTATCAATGATGTCAAGATACTGAGAATTCCAATTTGGTGTCAAAATCAACATGCGCATGATTTAGATACCACTTAAAAGGAGATCAAATTAGGTATacttaatatgattaaaaaagatAGAGAGCTGATGAGACTTTAACTAAAATCTCGAGTTTGATCCCGAAAAATAGTGAATCTGAATTAGTCGAAATACAATGTAATACAACATGCCTAAATATATATACAGATACATAATATGTGTTTGTGTATGAGTTAACCTGAAAGAATAAAAATGCAACTCGACGATAATGACTTTGGGGTTACACGTTTCGAATTAATAACACTATACTTCAATTTATGGCCTGTAAGTGTGTAACAAGTTGCCACTATACTTCAGATcacataattaaattaacaaaagAGATCAACTTGGTGTTACAagtcataatcttgataaattAGGACGTGATATGACAcgttcatataatttttttaaataaaattgagaaattatatgttaaaatgcGTTACGTATTAGAAAACCTCTACTTTAAAGCAATAGcatgaaataattaatactcCTGAATTAGTTAGTAATAATAATCGATAATGAAAAAGCAACTTTCAAAACATTTGGTTTTCTACACTACATTGGTGGCACTAACTTGATCACAGCTCCTAATAAAGCTTAtcactttttttaaagaaaaaaaggaaaatttgtcATCTGATACACAAACATTTTCCGTAGTCATGTAGAATTTTTAAAAGAACGTACTAAGAAACGTGATAAGACAACATACACGCCTTATTCTAAATTCAAAATTACAAGAATTAAACTGCAATTATACTTATAGCCTGATGGTTGTACtagtgtattttaatttttcgaaAAACTATGTCACATGCTTTGAAACAAAACGCCAAAGCAtttgatttttagaaaaataatgaagtgaaaATTAGTTCTTGTAATTTTATCAAGTTTCAACAGGACTGGTAATGGGCTTGGGCTTGTAATGCAGATAAGTCAAAATGAACTCAGCAAACCTAATGGCCCAATAGGGCCATTGACCCATTAATGTAGATTGGATGTACATTTACAGGCCCAAAAGTATAGTATTTTGTGTCTCTTTTGGGCCgtataattttgaaaagttaCACATTTGGCCGGACATttgtttttgagaaattttttttattattgccGACCTGACACAATACTCAACATATGCGGTGAAATTTCACTAAGGATAGTCTAGAGAGGTTATATGAGATAATTTTACTCAGCACgaagtttaaaaaagaaaaaaagatagtGATTCATTACTCATCTGTACTAGCACAAATAGTGTCAGAGGGGATAGTGATAGTCGTGGAGTCGTAACAACATTGCATGTTATGTTCACGCGGATGGAGAGGGACTCGAACCCCCGATATTTCTAAAAATACTTCAATTTTCAAGACCGTCTCTTTCAACTGCTCAAACATCCATCCCCTTCGAGCTTCGCCTGCCCTATCCATCCACGCGCTGGCAGGTAGGAGCTTATCTATGTGATCCGCTACGCTTCCCTGTGCCTATCGACGGATTCTATTGCCTATCGGTTAGCGAAACTTTTCCAGTAGTACGAATCGCTACGCTTCGCCTCTTTCTATATGATAATATGCATGTTGGTTGCTGTGCTCCTTGCGGATAATAGCAAGAGAGTGAATAACGAATGATGTCCAAACTCAAAAAGTGATTGAGTCCGACTCAAGCGAGTGTTGTGtgattataaatcatttcattatgagtaaaataaacatttaaaaagaaaattattatacttaATATACAAatgtattattctttttgaaacctctaaagaaaaaaaactcttataaattgaaacagatgAAATATAACAGTAGATGATGAAATAACTCatccaaaataattaattagacattaatttattctttttacgTTTAATTGGCTTCTTccattttcccttctttctctcttcttgTGGTCTCATTGTGCAAAGAAAAAACAGGAAAACAAAAACATCGAAGAATTTAGTTTAAGTGAATGAGGCCACAGATAGTAATATTTGGAGACTCCATTACTCAACAATCCTTCAAGTTAGGTGGTTGGGGTGCTGCTCTTGCTGACACTTATGCTCGCAAGgtttgtatatgttttttcttttttcaatcaaATTGATCTATTGAACGtattctaattgtataaagtaaTTGGATTTGATGAAAGGCTGATATATTGAATCGTGGCTATGGCGGATACAACACCAGATGGGCATTGTTCTTGCTGCATCACCTATTTCCATTGGTATGTAAACCGATCCTCTtaccatttttctttttggctcaatttttttggatcatattataatttaaagtaGAATATTTGATGGGttgtaattaattaagattttgTTAGATTTTGCGTAAGATTaagaattttattgaatttgaaaaaatcaatGGGCAAGAGaaagatagatttttttttttggtccaCTGAATTGGTTGATAGGTGTCTAATGAAATGGGATCGAATAGAGTAGGGTGGATACTGAGGATTCATTTAACTGACCCCAACTTATTTTGGATCTTATTTCGTCATAGTGATaagctatgttgctcggactcttcaaaaatgtcaacggGTGCGTGTTGGACTcgccaaaagtagtgtatttctGGTGAATCCCACATGGGTGCggcatcaaaagtgaagagtcctTGTAGCTAAGGTGATAAGACATTTGGGAGTTGTAATGATTTAGAAGTGTGTTGATGCTAGTAAAGAGTAGTATCTTCAGCATTAGTGATTGCATATAGGAACTAGCTGACATCCCCGGATGTATGGAGTCGATGGCTTTATACCTAATTTGAATGTTCATGGAACAATGGGATCACGAAAGACTTATGGAAAAAGAACAATTGAATGCAATCAACAAGGGTTAGGAGTTAAAAAACATAAAGTTTCTCCTCTTTTTCAACCTTGCTTTCTCCAATTTTCAAGTCAGTGATTTTGTTCAATCAAGCTAAGTTATGAGGCTATTTGATACATTCAAAGCTGTCTCAGATTTGAGGTTCTTAGTACAATGCATATGTTTTAGAAGTTTTGATGTATACAAAGGTCTGTCATGGTCATGAGCTGCACTGTTACTTATTGCCAAATCTTTTGATTAGTGTGCTTCTGTTAATATTACAGGACGCTCCAACACATCCTGTTGCTGTCACTATATTTTTTGGAGCCAATGATGCTGCTCTTTTGGGAAGAACCAGTGAAAGACAACATGTCCCACTTGAGGAATATAAGGAAAACCTACGAAAaatgatacaacattttaaGGTTTGGAATTTTCCCAATTCAATCATGCTTGTTCATTGCTAAATGCGGACTTTCATATGTGCTAAAATTTTCCTCCTAATTATGTTTGAATGTGGAAGACTTATCAAATAGTAAGAATGAGAGCATCTGGAAGATGAAAAAGATAGAGTTAATAATGACAATGAAACTTTTTAGAAGTATTAAGCCAATTCAGATGCGGAATAGGAAAACACAGAGTTACTCAATCCTActgttaaaagaaaaaaattgtaaaaatgtAGCTAGTTTTTCCAAATAATTAGATATAGAAGCATTGCAGCAATTTTCTGTCGTATGACGAGGATACTGAAGAATCAAATTGAGCCTCTGATGCTGAGCTATTATTTAAAGCTTGATTTCTTGTTAACAGTATTTTTAAGGTCAGATAGTCATTTCTATCTCATGGACTTCCTTGTCCGGCAATTTTGTAATTTGTGGAATAATTGAACTGAATCAACACTAAAAAAGAGTAGTAAGAGTCTTATCACCACCAACTATGGTTGTGGATATTCTGTGttaatcaaataatttactGTAGgctaatatatttttgaaggtTGATAGTGTTATGTGCCTGTTAGTCGTTCTATCTCTTCTTCTCCTTGCCCACTTTAGAAGAGGAACACCTTTATTCATGGACTTACTACGAGTATAAGATTCAGATATGAGTTTGGCAGGGTATGTGCAATTTTTAGCATGTTTGTATTGTATTTTCAAGGTTAATGAGAAGTGAAATATACATGTCAAACTTGTTTGACATGATTATGTCTTGGCAAAGATAAGATTCACTGTATCATAGAGGAACACATATTTGTCAGTAACATCAGAAAGAGGTAGGAGCCAGAAAGAGGTAGGAGCCAGTGTTACACAGAGGAACACATTCGTTAGTAACATCAG
Proteins encoded in this window:
- the LOC107023413 gene encoding probable boron transporter 2, with amino-acid sequence MEETFVPLRGIKNDLKGRLLCYKQDWTGGLRAGIRILAPTTYIFFASAIPVISFGEQLERSTDGSITAVQTLASTALCGVIHSILGGQPLLILGVAEPTVLMYTFMFNFAKDRKDLGPNLFLAWTGWVCVWTAFLLFLLAVLGACSIINRFTRLAGELFGMLIAMLFMQEAIKGLVEEFGIPQRENPRQAALSPSWRFGNGMFALVLSFGLILTALRSRKARSWRYGTGWFRGFIADYGVPLMVLVWTAVSYIPARDVPQGIPRRLFSPNPWSPGAYSNWTVIKEMMHVPPLYIVGAFIPATMIAVLYYFDHSVASQLSQQKEFNLKKPSSYHYDLLLLGFLVIICGLLGIPPSNGVIPQSPMHTKSLATLKHQLLRNKLASTARKNIDKNANLGQLYRSMQEAYNEMQTPLVYQTPSGLGLKELKETTVQRASSTGYIDAPVDETVFDVDKDIDELLPVEVKEQRLSNLLQALMVGACVAAMPILKRIPSSVLWGYFAFMAIESLPGNQFWERILLLFTAPSRRYKVLEDNHATFVETVPFKTIAWFTLFQTVYLLLCFGITWIPIAGVLFPLLIMLLVPVRQYLLPKFFKGAHLQDLDAAEYEEAPAIAYNMSYGDQDPQGRPACIDSGELLDDMITRSRGEIRRSCSPRVTSSTPTSLDEIKSIHSPQLSQRAYSPRINVLRGERSPRFNGKGLEIKQTPSPQPSKLGQNDRGPSST